The genomic interval ATACAACACTAACCGGATATACGTTCGAGTTCCAACTAGTACACCCTGGACAGTAATCAGATAAGGGACTCCACGTTTATCCGGCCACAAAATTATTAGTTGGCTTGTGATCTTTGagtttctgtgtttgtagtTTCGAGTTACCTGTGCTCGTTGGGAAACAAGACGCAAGTTTCGGTTGTGTGAGCTAATTGTGGATGTGGTTCAACTCACTCTAAGGATTCAACTCGTATTGATCTTGTTGTCGCGTACTAGCTGTTCTGTTGAGTGTAATCAGTGACATTCGGTCTGCAGAATCACCTGTTATCTAGCCTGGAATATTTAGTAGCGCCACGTTTACGTTTTCTGGAAGGTACGTATTCTTGCATtaccatattaattaacatatcatGGTATACTCTTATCATACAGCTAATCTTATAAATTGGATGTTAATCAAGTTAGATAATGAATTAAAAGTAGTTATGCAGAATAATGCTAATTGAAATTATGACTTGTTGGTTTGTACTTATGTATTTTTCTCTTTTTGTGTACTTTTATTGCGTAGTTTTGTGCAAAATTTATTGAGAAGTGAAATTGATCTTATGCACTTGATCTACAGTTATTAGAAACTGCTCTGAATCATTAGCAACTGCTCTGAATTACTTAATTGTTTATTAAGCAGAATTGCTATTGGATATTGAATCAAACATTCAAGAAGTTTTAAAATTGGTATTTTAACAATCCTAACATAATATAGACAAATAcatgtttgttagtttttgtATTTTGCTTGCAAGAGTTTATACTTAGAAGGATTAATGCTCTTGGAGAATTGAACTGAATAGAGACTGTTTCAGGTTTGGCAATAGTGTATTTCATGAACAATTGTCTTACCTGTGCATTGCTTGATACCAAAAAGAACTTGTATATTATTGTACAAAGAACACTTGTCGGTTTGTATCCTTGCCATCGATTGTCTGTCAAAAGAACTTCTAATTGCACGTTGGACTGGAGCACTGCTAATTTTGTTTAAGTACTTGGTGGCTACGAAGCATGCACATGTACCTCGATCTGAATTATTGTTTTAGTCAACGTGTCTTATTTTGAATGTGTTgcagttgtttaattaataagaaagTGTAGATGTTTGAATAATATTTGGTGATGTAACAGTTGAATTTTATTAAGAGAAATAATTGCTTGTGTGGCTTTTTGTCTGGTGGATTGATGGATCTATTTGGGCGGTTATGAGAATTTGAGTACACTGCATGGATCACAACAATGGTTCTTGTGTTTGTACTGCTGCAAGTAGTAGGTGACATTATTTAATATCTTATTAAAAAGGGCAATACTGCTTCGTCTAAATGAAGTTATTTTGTCTTTATGGGTTAGGTTTTTCTATGAGCAGTTGGTCTCAAGGGAAGTGTTATATGTTTACCATGACAAACAGGAACATCGAGATGTATCTGCTATGAAGAGAGCATTTATTGCTATAATATCTGGTCACATGAAGGTGATTCAAGATTATATTTTAAACACAACCTGTGGTCTACATTTTTTTAAATAATGAAATTGTTACATGGAACAACAAAAATTGCCGACCTCATTATGTTACTTTAATTACAAGTGACCACAAGCTAAGAATGTGGACATTAAGCATATTGTAAACTCtagttgtactgtagtatgtgTCTAATTAAAGTACAAGATTGTGATAGTTACAATGTTTCATAATAATTTAATGACTGTTAATAATACTGATAGTACTATTGCAAGGTAGCAGCTTTTCGTTTTCTTTACACTCCTGTATCATCTCAATTAAATAATGGTTTTTCGACAGCAACAATTTAAAGGTGAAGCGCCGTGCATGCATTTAATGATTAAGGAACCTTGCGTTTTTAACGTAATTGACTTGTTTAAAAGTCTCTTGTTGCCAGTTTGTTTTGCTTTGGTAGTAATTTTTTAACTAAATATAGTGCCTTCTCGCTTTTATAATATGACAAACAGGTCGTTCTTGAATTGAActagattttgtttgcttgcaaaTATGGCTTTCTTTTTTCTTATGCCATTGTAGAGAAAATTTGGTGGTGGTTACAACTGTAATTTTTGGGCAAGAAACATACTTAGAATTAGCTTTCTTAGCTCAGGAGCAACAAAGAATTAACATCTGGTTTTTGATTGAGGTTGGGGGAAAACTCTGATTTTGGCAAAAGTAAGCTCTGTTGCAATGTCAGAGTAAGTGTGAGACGTAAATGATGTCTACTCTTGACTATTGTGTGGTTAGGGCGAGACCATTCAGTGTACTCAGATAAGTTTTATTCTAGCGCTAGGAACCGACGCTAGCAATGTCCACACACCAAAGACTCTAATTCCAGTATCTAAGTCTCCAGATATACTTACACATTATGAAAATACCACAACTCCTCCCCCTGGGTAGGCTAAAGGTCCAGTCACTCTGGAGCCTTCTTTTTATCGATAATCTTCTGAGGACAGAGGGTGGAGTCAAAGCAGCCAGTGCATTAGTAGTATTAACAGCAGTTTGTTGTTCCTGTTCTTATTGTGATGCGTActctgtcttttctgtctcACCCGATTGATCAGTAACTTTTATTATGTATAtaacatatataatatatattatataacaATGATATATACAGTGACCGGGTAATTATAAATCCACCTGACGTATGTGCTGGAGTACAAATATAGACACATTTTATTGTGGGACCTGATTAAGTAACATGATAACGATGATTACGGGTTGGTCATGCTGTTTTTTTTTGACGCAGCTAGTCTTCGTACTTATTCATGCGATTTTAGAGAAAGATTTGAGGTAGTTTGGCAACTAGTGAAATCAACGAGGTATAATAGGACGTTGTTTTCTGTATTCTCAAAGAAGTCACATGATGCGAACGTCAACAACTGACGCCAACGGGTTGCTGCCAATGTTACTTCTTGACAGTCTTGATTTAGAGAGACAAGCAGCTTATTGTTTTGCAAAACAACAATAGACCTTACTGTGACTTCACAGGGTCATGCACTTGCAAACAGTCGTCTCACAAAGCTCGATCAATGGTTGTTTATTGTTCTACCATAGTTTATGGACTGTTTAGCCCGATTCTTATGCAAATTTCAGATGTTATCTGTCAACAGTACTCCAGACAAAGAAAACACTGACTTCCGGTTAGTTGGAGATTTGAGTGCAGCTGAAAATCAGCTTTGTACGGTGGGCACCATACGCTCTATGCGCAAACTCGCATGTTGTAGAGCCTGTTCATTCAACCGTTTTTTTGTTACGTCGTGACGATTTTTTGTTCTATATTCTCCTTGCCCTAGGCTACGTGGTCTGCAACTTAGTCCAGAAACTCGCGGCAAAATGGAAGCCCTACACAAAACGGCTTTTCCCAAAGCGTTACTGCAACATCTGTAGGAAAATCACAAGGAGTAGTTCAGAAGTGTCTGAAGAGGCTGTCTGCGGGCAGTAGCGCTTACAGGAAACGGTCAGGAAAAAGGAAAGCGACGACTGCACGAGACGATCGTTTGATAGAGAGACTTGCCACTGCACTAGGCAAGTCCCTATCTGAGAGATCCATTGTTCGTCGTCTCAGAGAAAAGAGCGTGTAGACCTAAAAAAATCGGAAATTGTTTTTACTGTATAGCACTGCGACACAATTTGACCTGAGTAACTCCTGATCAAGCACTAACACCTGTGGACGGTAGGTCGCTGTTTCGTCTATTCAATACCAAATCGACGATCACATCGTCGAACACATCAATCAGTACTTACCACAAGCTCGCACGATCATGAACTTGGTACAATTCTCGGACGATTACGGTAGAAGCACGGCGACCAACGTGTTGTGGTATCGAAACACCAGCGGTAGATGTGCAGATGTTccttttgttttctatttcttACATGATCTTTAAAGATCTTTCGAGAATTCTGTATTGCTTCATATAATTCACCATTTCTAGGCTTGCCATCACATTTTCCTTTAGAAAAGTTCTTTCTAATCTGCCGCTTTGATTTCTTGAGATCGTCATTCCAACCCAATTTACTTGTTCCTCTACCTGAGCCTTTCCGCATACATAATTTACCGGCTCTCAGCAAAGCTCATATGGCATCAAGANNNNNNNNNNNNNNNNNNNNNNNNNNNNNNNNNNNNNNNNNNNNNNNNNNNNNNNNNNNNNNNNNNNNNNNNNNNNNNNNNNNNNNNNNNNNNNNNNNNNNNNNNNNNNNNNNNNNNNNNNNNNNNNNNNNNNNNNNNNNNNNNNNNNNNNNNNNNNNNNNNNNNNNNNNNNNNNNNNNNNNNNNNNNNNNNNNNNNNNNCACAGTTGTGGAGCAGAGTGATGAAAAAGGCCATTGCCTGTTTTGAACTTGCAGCAAGCAATTTAGAGACGTGGCTATCAAACTGGTCGCTTTGCATTTGTCGCTATGGTTTGTTCAGTGGTTTTCGAGAGGAGGTGAGTTACGTAATTACACGTACAACAATTTGAGCAATAGCTAAGGATATTTATCTTGAATTGTTAGGGAATATTTACTTAGGGTATACTgcatttattttattactatTTAATTCATCTATCGTGATTGCCGATTTCAGTTGTAGATTACTCAAATGGGTGACAATTGACCTTTGTCAATATTGTTACGTTTGCAACTTTAATTTATCactattatattaattattgttatttatgttatgttaagtattttgttgtttctaaatgtCTGCTGACGATTGcaatttgtatgtatatacgtaaTACAAGCTAGAATTTTGCCGTGAATCTAGCGGCTTTGCAGCTGTAGCTGACCTTTTACTGCTAGACGACTAGAAGGCGCCTTGTACGTGAGGTTACAAGTGAGTAAACAGCGCTTTTCATTGTTAGTAGCGTGTAGGTCAAACTATACGGTCATTAGTCTACAGACAAGCAAATCTATTCAATACCTATATTTTCCAATATTTTTTTCGTAAACTATGCTTAACCTTGTAGAGGCAAGTGCTTCAGTTTTCGCCAAACCTCTCACAACTGAAAAGTGTACAATTGCAAGAAAGCTTGTAACATACCTACGTTCTTTTTTTCTTTCAGTAAACTGTAaattcattattaattaatcggGAGAAACTGCACAAGTGACATATTCAGGCCACATGACTGAAAATTATTTGCTCTGTCTGCATGGACATGTAAGTATTAGGGTATTTTTACCCTAAAGAGCGAATGGTTTGCGGACTTTTGATAGACTTATCTAGAACGGAGATAAATTTGATGAGAAGATTGTTATGTTTTTATTGCTCTGTATTTCTTGCAGCTGCATACATTTGGGGTATAATATCCTAATAATCAATGTTAATTTGATATGTTTttaacttgtgtgtgtgtgtgtgtgtgtgtgtgtgtgtgtgtgtgtgtgagagagagagagagagagagagagagagtttgtgtgtttcgtgtgtatgtgtgtgcgtgtacgtttaggtttgtgtgtgtgttttgtgtgtatgtgtgtgtatgtgttttgtgtgtgtgtgtgtgtgtgtgtgtgtgtgtgtgtgtgtgtgtgtgagtgtgtgtgtgtgtgtgtgtgtgtgtgtgtgtgtgtgtgtgtgtgtgtgtgtttgtatctgtgtttgtgtgtcaatgtggCTGTGAGGCCTAACCTTAACGagcggcagctccttatctatttgccatttgctcatttgtgtcaatgtgtgtgtgtgtgtgtgtgtgtgtgtgtgtgtgtgtgtgtgtgtgtgtgtgtgtgtgtgtgtgtgtgtgtgtgtgtgtgtgtgtttgtatctgtgtttgtgtgtcaatgtggCTGTGAGGCCTAACCTTAACGagcggcagctccttatctatttgccatttgctcatttgtgtcaatgtgtgtgtgtgtgtgtgtgtgtgtgtgtgtgtgtgtgtgtgtgtgtgtgtgtgtgtgtgtgtgtgtgtgtgtgtgtgtgtgtgtgtgtgtgtgtgtgtgtgtgtgtgtgtgtgtgtgtgtgtgtgtgtgtgtgtgtgtgtgtgtgtgtgtgtgtgtgtgtgtgtgtgtgtgtgtgtgtgtgtgtgtgtgtgtgtgtgtgtgtggtataaTGGCTCAGTTTGTTAGAGAGTCATACTAG from Corticium candelabrum chromosome 22, ooCorCand1.1, whole genome shotgun sequence carries:
- the LOC134197364 gene encoding uncharacterized protein LOC134197364, with the translated sequence MKKAIACFELAASNLETWLSNWSLCICRYGLFSGFREEFRVTCARWETRRKFRLCELIVDVVQLTLRIQLNHLLSSLEYLVAPRLRFLEGFSMSSWSQGKCYMFTMTNRNIEMYLL